From a region of the Candidatus Binatia bacterium genome:
- a CDS encoding GAF domain-containing protein — protein MKSKKKTAALAERIAERNSDLSALAREQQALNMIAQAVSQSLHRDELLEIALDKVLEVTGRERGTIRLKDSVTGDVKLSAHRGFSEEEIAELRRNMPHRISEQIFASGQPLVVNDRAELRNTQSLLPQSRSVAWIPIKARQKVVGVLGVSAGRPIPFRQREVDLLQAVGSVIGVAIENARLFEETGRRARELAALHAVTAAVSGSFDLDQILLKGLDAVLEVTEMEVGYIQFLDGHPPRLLLKAHRGMSELFLTRFQGRVRPGGKTEQIIATRQPLVLENIPADHVGKFSGERVTAAAWVPITSKDKVIGVLTISTKTRPTFPLAHLPLLASIGNTLGVALENARLFEETKQRAHEQAVLSAVAMAMSESLQLDELLRIALDRVLEVTGREQGYIRLKDPVTGNLTLAAHRGVSENYLQTLLHGRTPGGKSDRVFKSGEPLVINDPEGFQLKEQTRREGNRSFVWVPLKVGGKTVGIVNVSTSRPLPFQPREVELLKAIGNVIGVALENARLFNETERSLERIRALREIDQAITTSLDLRTILDVLMEKIDLVLPYAAATVRLHNKESGFLEPVACRNLDEEEWKKAQWKGGRGIANVVFEKRAPLIIRNAQADARVLDAAFYRKHSLTSYVGVPLRVKDEVLGVLGFYTKEEHEFTGEEVEFLMTLAGQAAIAIHKSQLYEEARTREKEMQETNRMLSALHAVAAAASQSLDLDRVVRAAIEKITEILGFDATQIHVYNGRSDELVMRAYYEMDPKLFVSVRAFKVGQGIVGKVAESGQPLIFEDVLTDPLYQSLSRTKASYQLGYHFFAVFPIRGKLRSLGTLACTGIDSRRLSSGEVQLLEAMADQIAVAIENTGLYEQLTQKVDELQFKTEELQRANKVKDEFLSVMSHELRTPLNVVMGYTAMIKDQMVGAVNPEQSQILEKLMSRVRSQLDMVNSILQATQIQAATVALEREEVKLKDLLDGLKSDHSANLTKPLTLIWDYPRDLPAIQSDGKKLKQILENLIHNAIKFTDQGCVTVSAKITEGGMRKAVSSGHEAEILPAADRLLATGRRWLELRVADTGRGIPAQALSIIFEKFRQADSSETRRYGGVGLGLYIVKNFTELLGGAVEVETEEGKGSIFTVTIPCTVSSSAAERPEESKRLKSA, from the coding sequence GTGAAGTCCAAGAAAAAAACTGCTGCGCTCGCCGAAAGAATCGCCGAAAGGAATTCCGATCTTTCCGCTCTCGCCCGAGAACAACAGGCGCTCAACATGATCGCCCAGGCCGTCAGTCAATCGCTGCACCGCGACGAGCTGCTGGAGATCGCGCTCGACAAGGTTCTGGAGGTCACCGGCCGCGAGCGGGGAACGATCAGGCTCAAAGATTCGGTCACCGGCGACGTCAAGCTGTCGGCCCACCGCGGCTTCTCCGAAGAGGAAATAGCGGAGCTGCGTCGCAACATGCCGCATCGAATCAGCGAGCAGATTTTTGCTTCCGGCCAGCCGCTCGTCGTCAACGATCGGGCGGAGCTCCGTAACACGCAGTCTCTGTTGCCCCAAAGCCGCTCGGTCGCCTGGATCCCGATCAAGGCGCGGCAAAAAGTCGTCGGCGTGCTCGGGGTTTCCGCGGGCCGGCCCATACCATTTAGGCAACGCGAGGTCGATCTTCTTCAGGCGGTTGGCAGCGTCATCGGCGTCGCGATCGAAAATGCCCGGCTCTTCGAAGAAACCGGACGCCGGGCGCGCGAGCTGGCCGCGCTGCATGCGGTGACGGCCGCGGTCAGCGGCTCTTTCGATCTCGATCAGATTCTCCTCAAGGGTCTCGACGCGGTCCTCGAAGTAACGGAAATGGAAGTGGGTTACATCCAGTTTCTCGATGGCCACCCGCCCAGGCTTCTCCTCAAGGCGCATCGCGGCATGTCCGAATTGTTTCTCACGAGGTTCCAGGGCCGAGTTCGTCCGGGCGGCAAGACCGAGCAGATCATCGCGACGCGACAACCGCTGGTGCTGGAAAATATTCCCGCCGATCACGTGGGAAAATTCTCGGGCGAAAGAGTCACCGCGGCGGCGTGGGTGCCGATCACGTCGAAGGACAAAGTCATCGGCGTTCTCACCATCAGCACCAAAACCAGACCGACCTTTCCCCTGGCCCACCTTCCGCTGTTGGCCTCGATCGGCAATACGCTCGGGGTCGCGCTGGAGAACGCCCGGCTTTTCGAAGAAACCAAACAGCGCGCTCACGAGCAAGCGGTGCTCTCCGCGGTTGCCATGGCGATGAGCGAGTCGCTTCAGCTCGACGAGCTTCTGCGGATCGCGTTGGACCGGGTGCTCGAGGTCACCGGGAGGGAGCAAGGATATATACGGCTAAAAGATCCCGTCACCGGCAACCTAACGCTCGCCGCCCACCGCGGCGTTTCGGAAAATTATCTCCAAACGCTGCTGCATGGGCGCACGCCGGGCGGCAAGAGCGACCGCGTTTTCAAATCGGGGGAGCCGCTGGTCATCAACGATCCCGAAGGCTTTCAGCTCAAGGAACAGACCCGCCGCGAAGGAAACCGCTCCTTCGTATGGGTTCCGTTAAAGGTGGGAGGAAAAACGGTCGGCATCGTGAACGTCTCGACGAGCCGGCCGCTTCCGTTCCAGCCGCGAGAAGTGGAGCTTTTGAAGGCGATCGGCAACGTGATCGGCGTGGCGCTGGAGAACGCGCGTCTCTTCAACGAAACCGAGCGGAGTCTGGAGCGCATCCGGGCGCTGAGAGAAATCGACCAGGCCATCACCACGAGTCTGGATCTGCGCACGATCCTGGACGTGCTGATGGAAAAAATCGATCTCGTCCTCCCGTACGCCGCGGCGACGGTGCGATTGCATAACAAGGAAAGCGGCTTCTTGGAACCCGTCGCCTGCCGAAACCTGGACGAAGAAGAATGGAAGAAAGCGCAGTGGAAAGGCGGACGGGGCATCGCCAACGTCGTTTTCGAAAAGCGGGCGCCGCTGATTATCCGCAACGCCCAGGCGGACGCGCGCGTGCTCGACGCCGCGTTTTACCGCAAGCACAGCCTGACCTCATACGTGGGAGTTCCCTTGCGGGTCAAGGACGAGGTCCTGGGGGTGCTCGGTTTCTACACCAAAGAGGAGCACGAATTCACCGGCGAGGAGGTCGAGTTCCTGATGACGCTGGCGGGGCAGGCGGCCATAGCGATCCACAAGTCCCAGCTTTACGAGGAGGCGCGTACTCGGGAAAAGGAAATGCAAGAAACCAACCGCATGCTCTCGGCGTTGCATGCGGTGGCCGCCGCGGCGAGCCAATCGCTGGACCTCGACCGGGTCGTGCGCGCGGCGATCGAGAAAATTACCGAAATATTAGGCTTCGACGCGACGCAAATCCACGTTTACAACGGGCGCTCGGACGAGCTGGTCATGCGCGCCTACTACGAGATGGACCCGAAACTTTTCGTTTCGGTCCGAGCATTTAAGGTCGGACAAGGCATCGTCGGCAAAGTGGCCGAATCGGGCCAGCCGTTGATCTTCGAGGACGTCCTTACCGATCCGTTGTATCAAAGTCTCAGCCGCACGAAAGCGTCGTACCAGTTGGGCTATCATTTCTTTGCCGTCTTTCCGATTCGCGGCAAGCTCAGAAGCTTGGGCACGCTCGCCTGCACCGGCATCGACTCCCGGCGTTTGAGCTCCGGCGAGGTCCAACTGCTCGAGGCTATGGCGGACCAGATTGCCGTGGCGATAGAAAACACCGGGCTCTACGAGCAGTTGACGCAGAAAGTCGACGAGCTGCAATTCAAGACCGAAGAGCTCCAGCGCGCCAACAAAGTCAAGGACGAATTCTTGAGCGTGATGTCGCACGAGCTCCGAACGCCGCTGAACGTCGTCATGGGTTATACCGCGATGATCAAGGACCAGATGGTCGGCGCGGTGAATCCGGAGCAGAGTCAAATTCTGGAGAAGCTGATGAGCCGCGTGCGCTCTCAGCTCGACATGGTCAACAGCATATTGCAGGCGACCCAGATTCAGGCGGCTACCGTCGCTCTCGAGCGCGAAGAAGTCAAGTTGAAAGATCTTCTCGACGGTCTCAAATCGGACCACAGCGCCAATTTGACCAAGCCCCTGACTCTGATCTGGGACTATCCACGGGACTTGCCCGCGATCCAGAGCGACGGCAAAAAGCTGAAGCAGATTCTGGAGAACTTGATCCACAACGCCATCAAGTTCACCGACCAGGGCTGTGTGACCGTCTCGGCGAAGATAACAGAAGGCGGTATGCGGAAAGCAGTAAGCAGCGGGCACGAAGCTGAGATTCTGCCTGCTGCCGACCGCCTGCTGGCTACGGGGAGGCGGTGGCTGGAGTTGCGGGTTGCGGACACCGGGCGCGGGATTCCGGCGCAAGCGCTGTCCATTATTTTCGAAAAATTTCGCCAGGCGGACAGCTCCGAGACCCGGCGCTACGGCGGCGTCGGCCTGGGACTTTATATCGTCAAGAACTTTACCGAACTCCTCGGCGGCGCGGTCGAGGTCGAGACCGAGGAAGGAAAGGGATCGATCTTTACTGTGACGATTCCTTGCACGGTCTCGTCTTCGGCTGCGGAACGCCCGGAGGAATCCAAAAGGCTGAAATCCGCGTGA